GCGTCATCGCCGAGGTGATGACGCGTGATCGCGGCCGCCATCTTGGCCTGGTGCGTTCCGGACGCTCGCGCGCCATGCAGCCGGTGCTGCAGGCGGGCAATGCAGTGGAGGTCATCTGGCGTGCCCGGCTTGACGAGCATCTCGGCGAATTCCGCGTCGAGCCGGTGACGCTTCGCGCTGCCCGGCTGATGGAAACGGCAACCGCCGTCTACGGTGTCCAGGCGATGGGCGCGCTGCTGCGGCTGCTGCCGGAGCGTGACCCGCATCCACACCTCTTCGATGCGCTGGAGGTGATCCTCGATCACCTGCACAACCCGGCCGATGCCGGCGAACTCTTCGTGCGTTTCGAGCTTGCGGTGCTGAATGACCTCGGCTTCGGCCTCGATCTTGCCGAATGCGCCGCGACCGGCGCCCGTTCCGATCTCGCCTATGTCTCGCCGAAATCCGGCCGCGCCGTCAGCCGCGCCGCTGGTGCCCCCTGGGCGGACAAGATGCTGCTCCTGCCGCCGTTCCTCAGCATCGAGGGCAATCATGCGGCCGACTTCGATAGTCTTTCAGCCGCATTCCGTCTGACAGGGTTCTTTCTGCATCGCCATGTCTACGAGCCGCGCGGCATCGAAGCCGTAGCAGCCCGCGACGGCTTCGTTCAGGCGGCACTCAAGGCCCTCAATCCAGCCTTGCGGACGCTTTCAGGTCCGAATGGTATTTCCGACTGACCTCCGTTTTTTACGGGTGCAAAACATCCTCCGGATTTGGCGGTTTACCTGCCTATGAGCGCTTCCTATGTCTTCACAGGATTGCCAATCAAGGAGGACCTCATGCTGACTAAGACCGCATCACCGACGACGATCACGCTCTGGAATGGCCGCGAAATTCCGCGCCTTGGCATGGGATGCTGGGCGATCGGCGGTCCCTTCTACGCCGGCGACACGCCGCTCGGCTGGGGCGATGTCGACGACGATGAATCCGTCGAAGCGATCAACCGCGCCATCGAACTCGGCATCCGCTTTTTCGATACGGCCTCGAACTACGGCGCCGGCCACTCGGAAGAGGTGCTCGGCCGGGCAATCGGCAATCGCGACGATATTGTCATCGCCACCAAGTTCGGTTTCGCCACCGATCCGGCCACCAAGCAGGCAACCGGCGCCTTCGCCGATGAGACCTTCATCCGCCGATCGGTCGAGACCTCGCTGCGCCGCCTCAAGCGCGATCGCCTCGATCTCCTGCAGTTCCACCTTAATGATTTTCCCCTGGACCAATCGGATGCCGTCTTCGATACGCTGGAGGCGCTGCGCGCCGAAGGCAAGATCGATGCGTTCGGCTGGAGCACCGATTTTCCCGATCGTGCCGCTCGTCATGTCGGCCGCCGGGGCTACGTCTCGATCCAGCATACGATGAATGTTTTCGAACCGGTGCCGGAGATGATCTCGGTCATCGAGGGGAAGGGCCTGATGTCAATCAATCGCGGTCCGCTGGCGATGGGACTGCTCACCGGCAAGTTCACCGCCGACAAGGCGGTGGGCGCCAAGGATGTCCGTGGGGCGGCCCTTGACTGGATGGTCTATTTCAAGGACGGGCGCATGGCCCCGGAATTCGCCGCAAGGCTCGATGCCGTCCGCGATCTCCTGACGTCAGGCGGTCGCACACTGACGCAGGGCGCGCTTGCCTGGCTCTGGGCGCGCTCGCCGCGCACCCTTCCCATTCCGGGGTTCCGCACCGTCGCCCAGGTGGAGGAAAATGCCGGCGCGCTGGAGAAGGGACCACTGCCGGCCGATGTCATGGCAGGCATCGATACCGCACTCGCGCGCGCGTGACGCTCTAACTCTTTGTTTTCACGCAATTCCGGACGGAAAAACCGCTTCGCACTTTTCCTGGAATTGCTTTATGCTGCGGCGCGACGCTTGAGCGCCCAGCCTTCCGGCCTCTCTTCAACGATGCGGGCGGTGTCACCGATGGTGATCCTGCCGCTGCCGCGCGGAGTGACATTCCAGCCGAAGAGCGGGCCCGGCACGCGCCGATCGGCCGACATGCGGATGCGGCCCATGGCCGGCATCGGGTTTGGTCCCTCGCGGGACCCGGTCAACTGGTCCTGCGTCGTCATGATGCAGCGGGAGCAGGGTTTGACGAGATCGAAGCGGATGCCCGCGATCTCGATCGCCGCCCAGCGGTCCTCCGCCCAGGCCTCGTCGGTATCGATGACGATGTTCGGACGGAAGCGTTCCATGCCGACACTGCCTTCGCCATGAGCGGCGAGATCGGCATTCAACGCTTTCAGCGAGCCGGTCGTCGTCACCAGGATCTGGTAGCCGTCGGTAAAGGTGACGGGCGTGGCTTCGCCGGCCCATTCGGCATTCGCCGTCCGCCGTGCCTGCCCGTCGAAGAAGACCAGGCGCACCTCGCGGCCAAGCCATTCCGAAAGCTGCCGGTTGCTCTCCGGATCGGCGACGGCGGCGTTGACGGCAGATTTCCACACGATCACATCCATGCGGGCTTCAGGCTGAGGCGGTGGTACCGATATGTCCGTTTTCCCCTGCATCAGCAGCCGAAAGGCACTCGCTTCCGGTCGTACCTCGATGCCTGCGAGGTCGGGCAACTCGCGCTGGGTGATGAAGTGCCCTTGCGCATCGGTGATCATCGCCCGCCGGTCGCCGGGAAGCCCATTGGCGTCGATGTCGGCAGCGGGCAGCGCAATGCCACGGGCGCTCTTGAGCGGATAGATGAAGAGGTCGCTGACAAGCATGCCGTTCTCCTAGATTTCGTCCATGAAGGCCGAGAGGAAGTCGCGCAAGCTCTTGTCACGCGCGGCCGCCAGCCTGCGGCCGGTCTCGGTCTGGAATCCTTCCGCCAGTTTGAACAGCTTCGTCTGGAAATGGTCAATGGCATAACGCTTGTCATCGAGCGGGCGGTCTGCCGCTGCCGGGTCGAACGGATCGTAGAGCCCGGATCCCAGTCGCCCGGCGATATAGAAGCAGCGGGCGACGCCGATCATGCCGATCGCGTCCAGCCGGTCGGCATCCTGCAGGATCTTCGCCTCCAGCGTCTGCGGCGCCACCCCGGCCGAGAAACTATGCGCGGTGATTGCGTGGGCCGCGGCCTCGATATCCGTGCCGCTCCAGCCAAGTTCCGCCAGGATCGCCGATGCCTTCTCGGCCGCCAAAGCCGATGCTTTTGCTCGCAGCGGCGAATTCTTCTCGACGGCGACGCAGTCGTGCAGCAGCACGGAAGCGGCAAGAATCCGCCCGTCGCCGCCTTCTCCCGCATGGATGCGCATGGCATTCCTGAAAACGCGCAGGATATGGGCAAGGTCGTGCGAGCCGTCGTCGCCGTCGGCCGCATGCGCAATCAGCGCCGCGGCAAGCGTTTCGTGTGGGGAGAAGGCTTCAGCCGCGAACATAGCGCCATCTGTCATGAGGGAGATCGTTTTCCGCCGATGAGCATCGGCTCGGAAGTGGATGCGGACGGGTAAGAGAATGCGACAACGACGATCTCAGGAACCGCAGCCGATTTTGTAGCGGCTTGCCGTGCGAGTCGCAATCGACGGGGGTCTCAGTGCTTGGCTTTGGGGAGACGCGTCACGCCACCGCTCTTCGGCGGCAGGGAGAGAAGATGGGGCACGTCACGCGCCGGTCTCGGCGGGCTGATGTGATAGCCCTGGATCTCGTCGCATTCCTCGCATTCGAGCAGTGCCAGCTGCGCGGCCGTCTCGACGCCCTCGACGGTGACGCGCATGCCGAGCGCATCGCCGAGCAGGATGATCGCGTGCATGATCGCATGCGCTTCCTTGTTGTCGACGATGTCGTTGACGAAGGATTTGTCGATCTTGATCTTATCGAAGGGGAAGCTCGAGAGGTAACTCAGTGAGGAATAGCCGGTTCCGAAATCGTCCATCGAGATGCGGATGCCACGCTCCTTCAGCGCATGCAGGATCGGCAGCACTTCGCTCAGATTTTCCATCAGCACGCTCTCGGTGATTTCGAGTTCGAGCCGCGACGGCGACAGCGCGGCGGTGGCAAGCGCCTCGCCGACATCGCGTGTCAGGTCGCTGCTGCTGAACTGGATTGCCGAAACGTTGACGGCGACCTTGATGCCCTCCGGCCATTGCGCCGCATCGTTGCAGGCGCGGCGCAAAACCCAACGGCCGATATCGACGATGAGGCCGACTTCTTCGGCAAGCGGAATGAAATCCATCGGCGGAACGCGGCCTCGAACCGGGTGGTTCCAGCGGATCAGAGCTTCGAAGCCGCAGATGCACCGCTGCGAGAGGTCATAAAGCGGCTGGTAATGCAGCTCGAACTCCTCGTTCTCAACGGCTGCTTTGAGGTCCGCCTCCAGCGCGTGGCGCAGCTGCATCTGCGCTTCCATCTCGCTGGCGAAGAAGCGCTCGCGTTTGCGCCCGTCCGCCTTGGCATGTGACAGCGCCACGCCGGCATTTTTCAGCAGGATATCGGTTTCCTCGCCATCCTCAGGGGCGATTGCGATGCCCATGGAGACGCTGAGCTCCAGCTGTTTCTCGCCGTGGAAGAATGGCTCGGAAAGCTCCCGGCGGATCTGCTCGGCAAGCGCGGTTACGTTCCACGGCTGCTGCTTGCCGGTCTGCAGGATGGCGAATTCGTCCGAGCCGAGGCGCGCCAGGGTGTTTTCCGAACCGGCCGAGGCTCGGACGCGGTCCGCGACCTGCTGCAGGATCTTGTCGCCTGCCGAAGCGCCCATCGTGTTGTTGATCGATTTGAACCGGTCGAGATTGAGGTGAACGAGGGCGATTTGCTCATCCGGCTTGCGTTCCGCAAGCGTCGCATCGACCTGTTCGCGAAAATGGATGCGGTTCGGAAGGCCGGTCAGCGGGTCGTGGTGGGCGAGATAGGTGATGCGCTCGGCCGCCCTTCGATCCTCGGTGATATCGGCATGGATGGC
The Rhizobium leguminosarum DNA segment above includes these coding regions:
- a CDS encoding HD domain-containing protein; the encoded protein is MTDGAMFAAEAFSPHETLAAALIAHAADGDDGSHDLAHILRVFRNAMRIHAGEGGDGRILAASVLLHDCVAVEKNSPLRAKASALAAEKASAILAELGWSGTDIEAAAHAITAHSFSAGVAPQTLEAKILQDADRLDAIGMIGVARCFYIAGRLGSGLYDPFDPAAADRPLDDKRYAIDHFQTKLFKLAEGFQTETGRRLAAARDKSLRDFLSAFMDEI
- a CDS encoding MOSC domain-containing protein, coding for MLVSDLFIYPLKSARGIALPAADIDANGLPGDRRAMITDAQGHFITQRELPDLAGIEVRPEASAFRLLMQGKTDISVPPPQPEARMDVIVWKSAVNAAVADPESNRQLSEWLGREVRLVFFDGQARRTANAEWAGEATPVTFTDGYQILVTTTGSLKALNADLAAHGEGSVGMERFRPNIVIDTDEAWAEDRWAAIEIAGIRFDLVKPCSRCIMTTQDQLTGSREGPNPMPAMGRIRMSADRRVPGPLFGWNVTPRGSGRITIGDTARIVEERPEGWALKRRAAA
- a CDS encoding putative bifunctional diguanylate cyclase/phosphodiesterase — translated: MKAEALFWQQCTQAVTDDGSIDAQRLMDLVIATYRVHESNYDEIERSVETLRKENHVLRGNISALSQAFDGQKKLFEIILNNLPLGLSVFDADQRLTLSNTRFRQLFGLTQEDLTAGATIADLTAKMRGTENAKPGRQTGRHSSATARSSGLRRREWLMDDGRIIQSMVTILSDGSSIAIHADITEDRRAAERITYLAHHDPLTGLPNRIHFREQVDATLAERKPDEQIALVHLNLDRFKSINNTMGASAGDKILQQVADRVRASAGSENTLARLGSDEFAILQTGKQQPWNVTALAEQIRRELSEPFFHGEKQLELSVSMGIAIAPEDGEETDILLKNAGVALSHAKADGRKRERFFASEMEAQMQLRHALEADLKAAVENEEFELHYQPLYDLSQRCICGFEALIRWNHPVRGRVPPMDFIPLAEEVGLIVDIGRWVLRRACNDAAQWPEGIKVAVNVSAIQFSSSDLTRDVGEALATAALSPSRLELEITESVLMENLSEVLPILHALKERGIRISMDDFGTGYSSLSYLSSFPFDKIKIDKSFVNDIVDNKEAHAIMHAIILLGDALGMRVTVEGVETAAQLALLECEECDEIQGYHISPPRPARDVPHLLSLPPKSGGVTRLPKAKH
- a CDS encoding aldo/keto reductase; amino-acid sequence: MLTKTASPTTITLWNGREIPRLGMGCWAIGGPFYAGDTPLGWGDVDDDESVEAINRAIELGIRFFDTASNYGAGHSEEVLGRAIGNRDDIVIATKFGFATDPATKQATGAFADETFIRRSVETSLRRLKRDRLDLLQFHLNDFPLDQSDAVFDTLEALRAEGKIDAFGWSTDFPDRAARHVGRRGYVSIQHTMNVFEPVPEMISVIEGKGLMSINRGPLAMGLLTGKFTADKAVGAKDVRGAALDWMVYFKDGRMAPEFAARLDAVRDLLTSGGRTLTQGALAWLWARSPRTLPIPGFRTVAQVEENAGALEKGPLPADVMAGIDTALARA
- the recO gene encoding DNA repair protein RecO, translated to MQWQDHAIILGVKRHGETSVIAEVMTRDRGRHLGLVRSGRSRAMQPVLQAGNAVEVIWRARLDEHLGEFRVEPVTLRAARLMETATAVYGVQAMGALLRLLPERDPHPHLFDALEVILDHLHNPADAGELFVRFELAVLNDLGFGLDLAECAATGARSDLAYVSPKSGRAVSRAAGAPWADKMLLLPPFLSIEGNHAADFDSLSAAFRLTGFFLHRHVYEPRGIEAVAARDGFVQAALKALNPALRTLSGPNGISD